A single region of the Jatrophihabitans sp. GAS493 genome encodes:
- a CDS encoding SRPBCC family protein — MNTFSATNESTAVVPAEREAIWGLLTDPAALTRLTPLLSRIDADGDHWTWHLQRIAALGVNISPTFTERMSFEPLSQIVYAHDPPAGVRERTGVAGRYDLHAVEGGTSLAIRITISIELPLPKAAGPAVTRVISSTMQRTGEKFAANLLRELAGNRAR, encoded by the coding sequence GTGAACACGTTCTCTGCGACGAATGAATCCACCGCGGTGGTCCCGGCCGAACGGGAGGCCATCTGGGGTCTCCTGACCGATCCGGCGGCGCTTACCCGGCTGACTCCGCTACTGAGCCGCATCGATGCCGACGGCGACCACTGGACTTGGCACCTGCAGAGAATCGCCGCCTTGGGGGTGAACATCAGCCCGACCTTCACCGAGCGGATGTCCTTCGAGCCGCTCAGTCAGATCGTCTACGCCCACGACCCGCCGGCAGGGGTCCGTGAGCGCACCGGCGTTGCGGGGCGATACGACCTTCACGCGGTGGAGGGCGGCACTTCGCTCGCCATTCGCATAACGATCAGTATCGAACTTCCCTTGCCGAAGGCCGCCGGACCCGCGGTCACCCGGGTGATCTCCTCGACGATGCAGCGCACCGGAGAGAAGTTCGCGGCGAACCTGCTGCGCGAACTCGCCGGCAACCGGGCGCGTTAG
- a CDS encoding ArsR/SmtB family transcription factor, whose translation MTLLPSLFVRYASTPITPQEPPLLMYAARGIGTLWESERTTAPAALEAVLGGVRAGLLNLLASPASSTELALRLGVSPSAVNQHLRPLRDAGLLISARHGRSMLYLRSALGDQLVAGRAGLPAGGPETRLSAGGAARENQRRDGSAASTGRVRAPRARRS comes from the coding sequence ATGACCCTTCTTCCATCGCTCTTCGTCAGGTACGCATCGACTCCGATCACGCCCCAGGAGCCACCGCTGCTGATGTACGCGGCGCGCGGCATCGGGACGCTCTGGGAGAGTGAGCGGACTACGGCACCAGCAGCATTGGAGGCGGTGCTCGGCGGGGTGCGGGCCGGCCTGCTGAACCTACTGGCATCGCCGGCCTCCTCGACCGAACTGGCGCTGCGGCTAGGTGTCAGCCCGTCGGCCGTGAACCAACATCTGCGGCCGCTACGGGATGCCGGGCTGCTCATCTCCGCCCGCCACGGACGCTCGATGCTCTATCTACGCTCAGCCCTTGGCGATCAACTCGTTGCCGGAAGGGCCGGATTGCCCGCCGGTGGCCCCGAGACAAGACTTAGCGCCGGCGGCGCCGCGCGCGAAAATCAGCGTCGGGACGGTTCCGCGGCTTCGACCGGGCGCGTCCGGGCACCGCGCGCCCGCCGGTCATAG
- a CDS encoding MFS transporter: protein MIRRLLPAEPVERALSLATVTSSLSKGVFFTVSALYFTRVVGLPATTVGIGLTIAGACGVATSFVGGRLSDVLGADRVQAAALAAQGVALFAYLLAGGPVSFTLIACCAVGFSGLQGTSRAVLLARWFVGPQRVAVRARMRVLTNVSIGVGTCAAGLALVAGTADSYRLSMAIVGALTISAALPLLRLRRDVPLLGRTLQPDPVGPDDDNEVSRTHRRSPFTDRTYLISVGFNSVIAMQFGVQTVGVPLWVATRTSAPTAMISVLLLVNTVFVALFQVRASRGTHDVAIAGRTVRRAGFTLAVSCLLYAASASGGTVVAIVILLLAALAGALAEVWAEAGGWGLAFELADPGNVGAYQGLSQTGYSLAAMLAPAVVAATAIRHGTAGWAILGATFVLAGCVVATVAGYAAARRPEPELALTG, encoded by the coding sequence GTGATCCGCCGCCTGCTCCCCGCCGAACCGGTCGAGCGTGCTCTATCGCTCGCGACCGTCACCTCATCCCTGTCGAAGGGCGTGTTCTTCACTGTCAGCGCGCTCTATTTCACCCGGGTAGTCGGGCTGCCGGCCACCACGGTCGGTATCGGGCTGACGATCGCCGGCGCCTGCGGGGTGGCAACCTCCTTTGTCGGTGGTCGATTGAGTGACGTGCTGGGAGCCGACCGGGTGCAGGCCGCCGCGTTGGCGGCCCAGGGCGTCGCGCTCTTCGCCTACCTGCTCGCCGGCGGCCCAGTCTCGTTCACGCTTATCGCCTGCTGTGCGGTGGGGTTCTCCGGCCTGCAGGGCACGTCGCGTGCGGTACTGCTGGCCCGGTGGTTCGTCGGACCGCAGCGGGTCGCCGTGCGGGCGCGAATGCGAGTACTGACCAACGTCTCGATCGGCGTCGGCACCTGCGCCGCCGGCCTCGCCCTGGTCGCCGGCACCGCCGACAGCTACCGGTTGTCGATGGCGATCGTCGGGGCGTTGACGATCTCGGCCGCCCTGCCGCTGCTCCGGCTGCGCCGGGACGTGCCGCTGCTGGGGAGGACGCTGCAACCCGACCCAGTCGGGCCGGATGATGACAACGAGGTCTCCCGCACTCACCGGAGGTCGCCCTTCACCGACCGGACCTATCTGATCTCCGTCGGGTTCAACTCCGTCATCGCGATGCAGTTCGGTGTGCAGACGGTCGGAGTGCCACTCTGGGTCGCGACCCGTACCAGCGCGCCCACCGCGATGATCTCCGTCCTGCTGCTGGTCAACACCGTCTTCGTAGCCCTCTTCCAGGTTCGGGCATCGAGGGGCACCCATGACGTCGCCATCGCCGGCCGCACGGTGCGTCGAGCCGGTTTCACACTGGCCGTCTCCTGCCTGCTCTACGCCGCCTCGGCCTCGGGCGGCACCGTCGTTGCGATCGTCATCCTGCTGCTCGCGGCGCTGGCCGGTGCCCTGGCCGAGGTCTGGGCCGAGGCGGGAGGCTGGGGTCTGGCGTTCGAACTGGCCGATCCGGGCAACGTGGGCGCGTACCAGGGCCTGTCGCAGACCGGTTACTCCCTGGCCGCGATGCTCGCGCCGGCGGTCGTCGCGGCGACGGCGATCCGGCACGGAACGGCCGGGTGGGCCATCCTCGGCGCCACCTTTGTGCTCGCCGGCTGCGTGGTGGCGACCGTCGCCGGGTACGCCGCTGCGCGTCGCCCGGAACCAGAGCTCGCTCTCACCGGGTGA
- a CDS encoding DUF6069 family protein: MPNTITAENANASSSTRASLWWPGVSYAVVAAAATIVVAALAHALGASLEVDGEVIPLLAFAQLTFIFSMIGVALAALLRRRVGRPATAFVRLTLVLTGLSFLPDLLTPHIDAATRVTLLSTHIVAAAIVIPRVAARLR, translated from the coding sequence ATGCCGAACACCATCACTGCCGAGAACGCCAACGCCAGCTCATCCACTCGCGCGTCGCTGTGGTGGCCCGGTGTCAGCTACGCCGTCGTGGCCGCGGCCGCCACCATCGTCGTTGCCGCCCTAGCTCACGCTCTCGGCGCTTCGCTCGAGGTCGACGGGGAGGTGATCCCGCTCCTGGCATTCGCACAACTCACCTTCATCTTCTCCATGATCGGAGTCGCGCTGGCCGCACTTCTGCGCCGGAGGGTAGGCCGACCGGCCACCGCGTTCGTGCGCCTCACGCTAGTGCTAACCGGGTTGTCATTCCTGCCCGACCTGCTGACGCCGCATATCGACGCGGCCACCCGGGTGACCCTGCTAAGCACCCACATCGTGGCTGCAGCCATCGTGATCCCGCGGGTGGCGGCCCGGCTTCGCTAG
- a CDS encoding EAL and HDOD domain-containing protein produces MGDVIVGRQPVFDRDLDVIGYELLFRSVPEAMAATTSLDGEAMTAAVLFSAVNIGIERLAGDKLMFCNADRSVLIGDVMINLPPDQTIIEVLETVHPDEEVLAGCRTLIARGYRLALDDFLWFEGAELLLELASVVKIDVQALPWSDLPELVTRLRQYDVQLLAEKVETDEEVATCRELGFDLFQGFALARPRTVSGRTLDSSELGRVRLAATLLGDTLDTRMVEEIIRSEPGLALQLMKLASVGRSGQTGREVRSIREALVLLGDERIRSWLTILVLRSSSRSTDDLVAVLARARTCELTAVHFGPAIASFAFTAGMLSALHSMLHIETGELREMLTLDPELEEAAFGADTPMGRLVRCVAAHQDGEAIAVDANELTEAGVTMPELRLAAAMGLAWAVQTTNSIEPAGVTQATEEQ; encoded by the coding sequence ATGGGTGACGTCATCGTCGGGCGTCAGCCCGTCTTCGACCGCGACCTGGACGTGATCGGCTACGAGCTGCTCTTCCGGTCCGTTCCGGAGGCGATGGCCGCCACCACTTCGCTGGACGGCGAGGCGATGACCGCGGCGGTCCTGTTCAGCGCGGTGAACATCGGCATCGAGCGCCTGGCCGGTGACAAGCTGATGTTCTGCAACGCCGATCGCAGTGTGCTCATCGGCGACGTGATGATCAACCTCCCCCCCGATCAGACGATCATCGAGGTGCTGGAGACCGTCCACCCGGACGAGGAGGTGCTGGCGGGTTGCCGCACCCTCATCGCCCGCGGCTATCGGCTCGCTCTCGACGACTTCCTCTGGTTCGAGGGCGCCGAACTGCTCCTCGAGCTCGCTTCCGTCGTCAAGATTGACGTCCAGGCGCTGCCGTGGTCGGACCTCCCCGAACTCGTCACCCGGCTGCGGCAGTACGACGTGCAACTTCTCGCCGAGAAGGTCGAGACCGACGAGGAGGTGGCGACCTGTCGCGAGCTGGGTTTCGACCTCTTTCAGGGCTTCGCGCTGGCCCGTCCCCGAACCGTCTCCGGCCGCACACTGGACTCCTCCGAGTTGGGCCGGGTGCGACTGGCCGCCACCCTGCTGGGTGACACGCTCGACACCCGGATGGTCGAGGAGATCATCCGTTCTGAACCCGGCCTCGCCCTACAACTGATGAAGCTGGCCTCGGTCGGACGCAGCGGACAGACTGGCCGCGAGGTCCGTAGCATTCGCGAGGCCCTCGTGCTGCTGGGTGATGAGCGGATCCGCAGCTGGCTGACGATCCTGGTGCTGCGCTCCTCCTCCCGCTCCACCGACGATCTGGTCGCGGTGCTGGCCCGTGCCCGTACCTGCGAACTGACGGCGGTCCACTTCGGGCCGGCCATCGCCTCGTTTGCCTTCACCGCCGGCATGCTGTCGGCCCTGCACTCAATGCTGCACATCGAGACCGGGGAGCTGCGGGAGATGCTTACCCTCGATCCGGAACTTGAAGAGGCCGCGTTCGGTGCCGATACGCCGATGGGACGGTTGGTGCGCTGCGTCGCCGCCCACCAGGACGGTGAAGCGATAGCGGTTGACGCGAACGAGTTGACCGAGGCTGGAGTGACCATGCCGGAGCTCCGGTTGGCCGCTGCAATGGGGCTGGCTTGGGCGGTGCAGACGACGAACTCAATCGAGCCGGCCGGCGTCACGCAGGCCACCGAGGAGCAGTAA
- a CDS encoding winged helix-turn-helix domain-containing protein, whose translation MSTATELVTDLADHRTRRNELRPAHPPATTDADSSVVTVLVIAVPGAVDQRWLREVVEPHLLSHRQLPAAELSADQLLAQVAPTLVPPPAAQIVPRAAGALSVGPLSMDLDELRVSVSGRRIELTYQEFMLLKTFMLNPSRVFSRQQLLELAWDHYDWGPMRTVDVHVRRVRVKLGPDAPRIVTVRGFGYRFEP comes from the coding sequence ATGAGTACCGCCACCGAACTCGTCACCGATCTCGCCGATCACCGCACCCGGCGCAACGAGTTGCGCCCGGCCCATCCGCCAGCTACCACCGATGCCGATTCGAGCGTAGTCACCGTACTGGTCATTGCCGTTCCCGGCGCGGTCGACCAGCGTTGGTTGCGTGAGGTCGTCGAGCCCCATCTGCTCTCGCATCGCCAACTTCCGGCCGCCGAGTTGTCGGCCGACCAGCTACTGGCCCAGGTTGCTCCAACGCTGGTGCCGCCGCCGGCAGCGCAGATCGTCCCCAGAGCGGCCGGGGCGCTCAGTGTCGGCCCGCTCAGCATGGACCTCGACGAGCTGCGGGTCAGCGTCTCGGGACGCCGTATCGAGCTCACCTATCAGGAGTTCATGCTGCTGAAGACGTTCATGCTCAACCCGAGTCGGGTCTTCAGTCGGCAGCAGTTGCTGGAGCTGGCCTGGGACCACTACGACTGGGGGCCCATGCGCACCGTCGACGTCCACGTGCGCCGGGTGCGCGTGAAGCTGGGGCCGGACGCGCCGCGGATCGTCACCGTCCGTGGCTTCGGCTACCGATTCGAGCCGTAG
- a CDS encoding homoserine O-acetyltransferase: protein MPTSYWRAGDPIGRRQFVSTGPLDLESGEKLPDAEVAYESWGEFTGDNAVLVEHALTGDSHVTGPAQPGHPTPGWWDGLIGPGRPLDTRHWFVLATNVLGGCQGTTGPSSLAADGTAFGSRFPRLTVRDQVAAEIALADQLGIARWRAVLGGSMGGMRAVEWGVSVPERVERLILVACAAAATAEQIALCSTQVHAIEADPQWQGGDYYADSPPTLTGRSGRPPLVGMGIARRIAHISYRSELELGVRFGRSAQPSEDPLGTGRYAVESYLDYHAGKLGRRFDPGSYVNLTRAMNTHDVGRDRGTVASALGRISAATTVVSISSDRLYLPTQQDELADGIAGAALHRIESPYGHDGFLIETEAVGAVISEAMAQPGR, encoded by the coding sequence GTGCCCACCTCATATTGGCGTGCCGGCGACCCGATCGGCCGCCGGCAGTTCGTGTCGACGGGACCGCTGGATCTCGAGTCCGGGGAGAAGCTCCCGGATGCCGAAGTCGCCTACGAGAGTTGGGGCGAATTCACCGGAGACAACGCGGTACTCGTCGAACACGCACTGACCGGCGACTCGCACGTAACCGGCCCGGCGCAGCCGGGCCACCCGACCCCGGGTTGGTGGGATGGTCTCATCGGCCCGGGGCGTCCGCTCGATACCCGTCACTGGTTCGTACTGGCCACGAACGTACTCGGCGGGTGTCAGGGAACCACGGGGCCGAGTTCACTCGCTGCCGACGGCACCGCGTTCGGCTCTCGGTTCCCGCGCCTGACCGTACGCGATCAGGTGGCCGCCGAGATCGCCCTGGCCGACCAGCTCGGTATCGCGCGCTGGCGTGCGGTCCTCGGCGGCTCAATGGGCGGGATGCGCGCGGTGGAGTGGGGTGTCTCGGTGCCGGAGCGGGTCGAGCGGCTGATCCTAGTAGCCTGCGCAGCGGCGGCTACGGCTGAGCAGATCGCGCTCTGCTCGACCCAGGTCCATGCGATCGAAGCGGACCCGCAGTGGCAGGGCGGTGACTACTACGCCGACAGCCCGCCCACCCTGACGGGCCGCTCCGGCCGGCCTCCACTGGTCGGTATGGGGATCGCGCGACGGATCGCGCACATCAGTTACCGCTCGGAGCTCGAGCTCGGAGTCCGCTTTGGACGCTCCGCCCAGCCCTCGGAGGACCCTCTCGGCACCGGACGCTACGCCGTCGAGTCCTACCTCGATTATCACGCCGGCAAGCTGGGCCGTCGATTCGACCCGGGTAGTTATGTGAATCTGACTAGGGCCATGAACACCCATGACGTCGGCCGCGATCGCGGGACGGTCGCCTCAGCCCTCGGCCGGATCTCCGCCGCCACCACCGTCGTATCGATCTCCTCTGATCGCCTCTACCTGCCCACCCAGCAGGACGAGCTCGCCGACGGGATCGCCGGTGCCGCGCTGCATCGCATCGAAAGCCCATATGGACACGATGGATTCCTCATCGAGACCGAAGCGGTAGGCGCCGTCATCAGTGAGGCGATGGCCCAGCCCGGGCGATAG
- a CDS encoding bifunctional o-acetylhomoserine/o-acetylserine sulfhydrylase produces the protein MTDPANWSFETKQVHAGAAPDSNTNARAVPIYQTTSYVFDSSDHARNLFALSEFGNIYTRIQNPTQAVVEERIAALEGGVGALLVASGQAAETLAILNIAEAGDHIVSSSSLYGGTYNLFHYTLPKLGIQVSFVDDPASLDSWRAAVRPNTKLFFGETIPNPKSDLLDIRAVADLAHEIGVPLIVDNTIATPYLIRPFEHGADIVVHSATKYIGGHGTSIGGVIVDGGRFDFAQDPERFPNYNTPDPSYHGLVYAEALGVGSPLGANLAFILKARVQLLRDLGPAVSPFNAFQFIQGLETLSLRVERHIANALAVAQYLEGHGQVEKVLYASLPSSPYYELAQKYAPKGAGAVLAFEIAGGLDAGVKFVEALTLHSHVANIGDVRSLVIHPASTTHSQLTPEEQLASGVTPGLVRLAVGIEGIDDILADLEQGFAAAKL, from the coding sequence ATGACCGATCCCGCCAACTGGTCGTTTGAGACCAAGCAGGTACACGCCGGTGCCGCACCGGACAGCAACACGAACGCGCGTGCCGTCCCGATCTACCAGACCACCTCCTACGTCTTCGACTCATCCGATCACGCCCGCAACCTCTTCGCCCTCAGCGAATTCGGCAACATCTACACGCGCATCCAGAACCCCACGCAGGCCGTGGTCGAGGAGCGCATCGCCGCCCTCGAGGGCGGTGTCGGGGCGCTGCTGGTGGCCTCGGGCCAGGCCGCCGAGACGCTGGCCATCCTCAACATCGCCGAGGCCGGCGACCACATCGTCTCCTCGTCCTCCCTGTACGGCGGGACCTACAACCTCTTCCACTACACGCTGCCCAAGCTGGGCATCCAGGTCAGCTTCGTCGACGACCCGGCTTCGCTGGACAGCTGGCGAGCCGCCGTCCGCCCGAACACCAAGCTCTTCTTCGGCGAGACGATCCCCAACCCCAAGTCCGACCTGCTCGACATCCGGGCCGTCGCCGATCTGGCCCACGAGATCGGTGTCCCGCTCATAGTCGACAACACCATCGCCACCCCATACCTGATCCGCCCGTTCGAGCACGGTGCTGACATCGTCGTCCACTCGGCGACGAAGTACATCGGCGGCCACGGCACCTCGATCGGCGGTGTCATCGTCGACGGCGGCCGCTTCGACTTCGCCCAGGACCCGGAGCGCTTCCCGAACTACAACACGCCCGACCCGAGTTACCACGGCCTGGTCTACGCCGAGGCGCTCGGCGTCGGATCCCCGCTCGGTGCGAACCTGGCTTTCATCCTCAAGGCTCGAGTCCAGCTACTACGCGACCTCGGTCCCGCCGTCTCCCCGTTCAACGCGTTCCAGTTCATCCAGGGCCTGGAGACGCTGAGCCTGCGGGTGGAGCGGCACATCGCCAACGCCCTCGCGGTCGCTCAGTACCTGGAGGGGCACGGTCAGGTGGAGAAGGTACTGTACGCCAGCCTGCCATCATCGCCCTACTACGAACTGGCCCAGAAGTACGCGCCGAAGGGTGCGGGCGCGGTGCTCGCCTTCGAGATCGCCGGTGGGCTGGACGCCGGCGTGAAGTTCGTCGAAGCACTGACGCTGCACAGCCATGTCGCGAACATCGGCGATGTGCGCAGCCTGGTGATCCACCCGGCCTCCACGACGCACTCACAACTCACTCCTGAGGAGCAGCTCGCCTCCGGCGTCACGCCTGGCCTGGTGCGCCTGGCCGTGGGCATCGAGGGAATCGACGACATCCTGGCCGACCTCGAGCAGGGCTTCGCGGCGGCCAAACTGTGA
- a CDS encoding LLM class flavin-dependent oxidoreductase codes for MTKPVFHWFLPTGGDGRQIGGSVHGLGIGATQVDRQPRTAGERPAALEYLSQVARAADQLGYEGVLTPTGAHCEDAWVVTAALIAQTTRLKFLVAFRPGLIEPALAAHMAATFQRLSAGRLLLNVVAGSSDAEQRSFGDPLSHDARYDRAEEFLAVVRQSWAGLPFDHHGQHYDLESSLLREPPDPQPLVYLGGSSEPALELAGRQADTYLTWGEPPVMVAEKVQRVRDQAARHGRTLRFGLRIHVISRDTAAQAWRAADDLIAGLSDEAIAEGQRRLRTLESVGQGRMLQLHGGSRDRLVVARNLWAGIGLVRGGAGTALVGSHDEVAERIAEYQDAGIDEFILSGYPHLEEAYSFAEGVVPLFASGPATVGPQL; via the coding sequence GTGACGAAGCCAGTCTTTCATTGGTTTTTGCCGACCGGCGGCGATGGGCGCCAGATTGGGGGGTCGGTTCACGGACTGGGAATCGGAGCTACCCAGGTCGACCGTCAGCCTCGAACGGCCGGTGAGCGGCCGGCCGCCCTGGAGTACCTGAGTCAGGTGGCCCGAGCCGCCGACCAGCTCGGCTACGAAGGCGTGCTCACCCCGACCGGGGCGCACTGCGAGGACGCCTGGGTGGTCACGGCCGCGCTGATCGCGCAGACGACCCGGCTGAAGTTCCTGGTCGCCTTCCGGCCGGGCCTGATCGAACCGGCGCTGGCCGCTCATATGGCGGCGACCTTTCAGCGGCTCTCCGCGGGGCGCCTGCTCCTCAACGTGGTGGCCGGGAGCAGCGACGCCGAGCAGCGAAGCTTCGGAGATCCGCTCTCCCATGACGCCCGCTACGACCGGGCCGAGGAGTTCCTCGCTGTCGTACGGCAGTCGTGGGCCGGCCTCCCCTTCGATCATCATGGGCAGCACTACGACCTGGAGAGTTCGCTGCTGCGCGAGCCGCCTGATCCCCAGCCGTTGGTCTATCTCGGAGGCTCCTCCGAACCTGCGCTGGAGCTCGCCGGCCGTCAGGCCGACACCTACCTCACCTGGGGCGAACCGCCGGTGATGGTCGCGGAGAAGGTGCAGAGGGTTCGGGATCAGGCCGCCCGGCACGGGCGAACGCTGCGATTCGGCCTGCGGATTCACGTCATCAGCCGTGACACGGCGGCCCAGGCATGGCGTGCCGCCGACGACCTGATCGCCGGCCTCAGCGACGAGGCCATCGCCGAAGGCCAGCGTCGGCTGCGAACTCTGGAGTCGGTCGGGCAGGGGCGCATGCTGCAGTTACACGGCGGGTCAAGGGATCGTCTGGTCGTGGCGCGGAACCTGTGGGCGGGGATCGGCCTGGTGCGTGGGGGAGCCGGCACCGCGCTCGTCGGCAGCCATGACGAGGTTGCCGAGCGGATCGCCGAATATCAGGACGCCGGTATAGACGAGTTCATCCTCTCCGGCTACCCCCATCTCGAGGAGGCCTACAGCTTTGCTGAAGGTGTAGTTCCGCTGTTCGCATCCGGTCCGGCCACCGTTGGCCCCCAGCTCTGA
- a CDS encoding NtaA/DmoA family FMN-dependent monooxygenase (This protein belongs to a clade of FMN-dependent monooxygenases, within a broader family of flavin-dependent oxidoreductases, the luciferase-like monooxygenase (LMM) family, some of whose members use coenzyme F420 rather than FMN.), with product MTTAPPRTLKTVTGAGGYPGPYELAVDPQRSTLETAVTVARLAEAARIDALFTADLLTFDAQGSIGAQEPLVFVAALSQVTSRIGLIATVSTTFHHPFNLARLFGTLDHVSNGRAAWNLVTSAIGEENFGAAELPSPEERYARAAESLDVVNALWDSWLPGALRAGPDGRAVLDRSRVRPINHSGKYFDVAGPLNIPPLPQGRPVQIQAGQSEAGRALGARYAEIVFTSLPTIDVARDFTTRIRAEAAAHRRAPGLPLIFSSFHATFGATEAEAQRIAREKQDSIDFERGRLQVSDMLGGGVDLSDLPLDRSIPASLLPDVRSVNRRRGRVDIFSGYARAGYTLRQLIIAAQDTGHWAITGTPEQLADAIEERFRLGVLDVISLNGLADPTQHDFIVNGLLHELRKRGIVGTDYVGDTLRENLGLTLPDRFDD from the coding sequence GTGACAACCGCACCACCCAGAACTCTGAAGACGGTGACCGGCGCGGGGGGCTACCCAGGCCCCTACGAGCTGGCCGTCGACCCGCAGCGCTCGACGCTGGAGACCGCGGTCACCGTCGCTCGACTGGCCGAAGCGGCCCGGATCGACGCGCTCTTCACCGCCGATCTGCTCACCTTCGATGCCCAGGGCAGCATCGGCGCCCAGGAACCGCTGGTTTTTGTGGCCGCGCTGAGCCAGGTGACCTCTCGGATCGGCCTCATCGCCACCGTCTCGACGACATTTCATCATCCGTTCAACCTGGCCCGGCTCTTCGGCACCCTGGACCACGTCAGCAATGGGCGGGCGGCCTGGAACCTCGTGACGTCGGCGATCGGGGAGGAGAACTTCGGCGCCGCGGAGCTGCCGTCCCCGGAGGAGCGCTACGCGCGGGCCGCTGAGTCGCTCGACGTTGTGAACGCGCTCTGGGACAGCTGGCTGCCAGGCGCATTGCGCGCCGGCCCAGACGGTCGGGCGGTATTGGATCGTAGCCGCGTTCGGCCTATCAATCATTCGGGAAAATACTTCGATGTGGCCGGCCCGCTGAACATCCCACCACTTCCCCAGGGGCGACCGGTACAGATTCAGGCTGGACAGTCCGAGGCCGGCCGGGCGCTCGGGGCTCGCTATGCCGAGATCGTCTTCACGTCGCTGCCGACCATCGACGTCGCCCGCGACTTCACCACCCGAATCAGGGCCGAAGCGGCGGCGCATCGCCGCGCCCCGGGACTGCCGTTGATCTTCAGCTCCTTCCATGCCACCTTCGGCGCGACCGAAGCTGAGGCGCAGCGAATCGCCCGCGAGAAGCAGGACTCCATCGACTTCGAACGCGGACGCCTTCAGGTCAGCGACATGCTCGGCGGTGGGGTCGACCTGAGCGACCTTCCGCTGGATCGCAGTATTCCGGCGAGTCTGCTGCCCGACGTCCGCTCGGTGAACCGCCGACGCGGACGGGTCGATATTTTCAGTGGATATGCACGGGCCGGCTACACGCTGCGGCAACTCATCATCGCCGCCCAGGACACCGGCCACTGGGCCATCACTGGCACGCCCGAGCAGTTGGCCGACGCCATCGAGGAGCGGTTCCGACTCGGCGTGCTGGACGTCATCTCGCTCAACGGCCTGGCCGACCCCACGCAGCACGACTTCATCGTCAATGGTCTGCTGCACGAACTGCGCAAGCGCGGCATCGTCGGGACGGACTACGTCGGCGACACGCTACGGGAGAACCTTGGCCTGACGCTGCCCGATCGCTTCGACGACTGA
- a CDS encoding SDR family NAD(P)-dependent oxidoreductase has protein sequence MTHSLLHRNALVTGSTGGIGAAIAQALAAAGAFVVVSGRDPARGRAVVQSITDSGGHGTFVQADLADGEVAIRHLAERAQTATSDARVDILVNNAAQLIAPTPTAEVPAELITRALAVNVTAPFLLTGILAPAMAARGYGAVVNVGSINGLIGMANSALYGATKTAVHSLTKSWAAEYAARGVRVNTIAPGPTATERNTAVAEHLAPLLARTPSGRMSTPDEIASAVVFLASDAAPNMHGATLVVDGGFATI, from the coding sequence ATGACGCATTCACTTCTGCATCGCAACGCACTCGTCACCGGATCGACCGGGGGAATCGGCGCCGCCATCGCGCAGGCACTAGCCGCCGCCGGAGCCTTCGTAGTGGTCAGTGGCCGCGACCCCGCACGTGGCCGCGCGGTCGTGCAGAGCATCACCGACTCCGGCGGTCACGGCACGTTCGTGCAGGCGGATCTGGCTGACGGGGAGGTGGCCATCCGGCACCTGGCCGAGCGAGCCCAGACGGCGACCAGCGACGCCAGAGTGGACATTCTTGTGAATAATGCCGCGCAGCTGATCGCCCCAACCCCAACCGCTGAGGTACCGGCCGAGCTGATCACCCGGGCTCTGGCCGTGAACGTGACGGCACCGTTCCTGCTCACCGGCATACTCGCTCCAGCGATGGCCGCCCGGGGCTACGGCGCCGTAGTAAACGTCGGCTCAATCAATGGGCTGATCGGAATGGCCAACTCCGCCCTCTACGGGGCGACTAAGACCGCCGTTCACTCCCTCACCAAGAGCTGGGCCGCGGAGTACGCCGCCCGCGGAGTCCGGGTCAACACTATCGCCCCCGGCCCAACCGCCACCGAACGCAATACGGCCGTCGCCGAGCACCTGGCTCCGCTACTGGCCCGAACCCCATCCGGGCGCATGAGCACTCCGGATGAGATCGCGTCCGCCGTGGTCTTCCTGGCATCGGACGCGGCGCCGAATATGCACGGCGCCACACTGGTCGTCGACGGCGGCTTCGCCACCATCTGA